In Saccharomonospora marina XMU15, one genomic interval encodes:
- a CDS encoding 3-hydroxyacyl-CoA dehydrogenase family protein, giving the protein MAREFSVVGVVGLGTMGSGIAEVLARSGVTVVAVEVDEHAAARGRGHIEHSTARAAAKGKLDEAARTELLARIRYTTTLSDLADADLVIEAVPENLELKADIFRRLDAITRPDTVLASNTSSLSVTEIGVHTQRPGKVVGTHFFNPAPVLKLIEVVRTVVTEPDVVADVVNFVKALGKTPVVIGDRAGFIANALLFGYLNHAVRMYEQRYATREDLDAAMRLGCGYPMGPLALLDLIGLDTAYEILDTMYRQSRDKLHAPAPLLKQMITAGLLGRKSGRGFYTYDAPDSPTVVTDAETPRPAATGGGEAREVTKVGVVGTGTMATGIVEVFAKRGYDVVLRARTGEKGEAALQRLRGSLDRSVAKGRMTAADAEAVLERIRPVVDFADLADADLIVEAVAEELPVKQAVFAALDKVAKPGAVLATTTSSLPVIECAAATSRQGDVVGMHFFNPAPVMRLVEVVSTIATTPDIAATAHAVCEAIGKHPVHCGDRAGFIVNALLFPYLGDAVKMLEAHYAEADDIDTAMKVGCRLPMGPFELLDVVGLDVSLAIQRTLFNEFREAGFAPAPLLEHLVTAGRLGRKTGKGFRDYT; this is encoded by the coding sequence GTGGCACGTGAGTTCTCGGTCGTAGGCGTCGTCGGTCTCGGCACGATGGGGTCGGGCATCGCCGAGGTGCTCGCACGCAGCGGCGTCACGGTGGTGGCCGTCGAGGTGGACGAGCACGCGGCCGCGCGAGGACGCGGGCACATCGAACACTCCACTGCCAGGGCCGCCGCCAAGGGCAAGCTCGACGAAGCCGCCCGCACCGAACTACTGGCCCGCATCCGATACACCACCACGCTGTCCGACCTCGCAGACGCCGACCTGGTGATCGAGGCGGTGCCGGAGAATCTGGAACTCAAGGCGGACATCTTCCGCAGGCTGGACGCGATCACCCGGCCGGACACCGTGCTGGCGTCCAACACCTCGTCGCTTTCGGTCACCGAGATCGGCGTGCACACCCAGCGCCCCGGCAAGGTCGTCGGGACTCACTTCTTCAACCCGGCCCCGGTGCTCAAACTGATCGAAGTGGTGCGCACGGTGGTCACCGAACCCGACGTGGTAGCAGACGTCGTTAACTTCGTGAAGGCGCTGGGCAAGACCCCCGTGGTGATCGGCGACCGGGCCGGGTTCATCGCCAACGCCCTGCTGTTCGGCTACCTCAACCACGCCGTCCGGATGTACGAGCAGCGCTACGCCACCAGGGAGGACCTCGACGCCGCCATGCGGCTCGGTTGTGGCTACCCGATGGGTCCGCTCGCGCTGCTCGACCTGATCGGGCTCGACACCGCATACGAGATCCTCGACACGATGTATCGCCAGTCCAGGGACAAGCTGCACGCGCCTGCGCCGCTGCTGAAACAGATGATCACGGCAGGGTTGCTCGGCAGGAAGAGCGGGCGCGGCTTCTACACCTACGATGCCCCCGACTCACCCACCGTGGTCACCGACGCCGAAACCCCGCGACCGGCCGCCACGGGCGGCGGCGAGGCCCGTGAGGTGACGAAGGTCGGCGTCGTGGGCACCGGCACCATGGCGACCGGAATCGTGGAGGTGTTCGCCAAGCGCGGCTACGACGTGGTGTTGCGTGCCCGCACGGGTGAGAAGGGCGAGGCCGCGTTGCAGCGGCTGCGTGGCTCGCTCGACCGGTCGGTGGCCAAGGGCAGGATGACAGCCGCCGACGCCGAGGCCGTGCTCGAGCGAATCCGCCCGGTCGTCGACTTCGCCGACCTGGCCGACGCCGACCTGATCGTGGAGGCCGTCGCCGAGGAACTGCCCGTCAAACAGGCCGTGTTCGCCGCGCTGGACAAGGTCGCCAAACCGGGCGCGGTGCTGGCCACCACGACCTCCTCGTTGCCGGTTATCGAGTGCGCGGCGGCCACCTCACGACAGGGCGACGTGGTGGGGATGCACTTCTTCAATCCCGCACCGGTGATGCGCCTTGTGGAGGTGGTCAGCACGATCGCGACCACGCCCGATATCGCCGCGACAGCGCACGCCGTCTGCGAGGCGATCGGCAAGCACCCGGTGCACTGCGGTGACCGGGCAGGGTTCATCGTCAACGCGTTGCTGTTCCCCTACCTCGGCGATGCGGTGAAGATGCTAGAGGCCCACTACGCCGAAGCCGACGACATCGACACCGCCATGAAGGTCGGCTGCAGGCTGCCGATGGGCCCGTTCGAACTGCTGGACGTGGTCGGGCTCGACGTGTCGCTGGCCATCCAGCGGACGCTGTTCAACGAGTTCCGCGAGGCCGGGTTCGCACCGGCACCGCTGCTGGAACACCTTGTGACGGCCGGTCGCCTCGGCCGAAAGACCGGAAAGGGCTTTCGCGACTACACCTGA
- the dhaM gene encoding dihydroxyacetone kinase phosphoryl donor subunit DhaM encodes MRVGLVAVSHSAKLSEGVVELAAQMAPDVRVLAAGGLSEGGIGTDYETVLQAVNQADAGAGVVLLYDLGSAQLTAELVVESLADPSSAVVVDAPLVEGAVAAAVAAQGGADRDGVARAAMEAAGAGTAAEPTEREQAAGETVRAELTLTNEIGLHARPAALLVRAIAGMDAVVRVRLGDDEADGHSVLALMSLGARKGDRIGVEASGPQAAEAVDRVRALVERDFSEA; translated from the coding sequence ATGAGGGTCGGGCTGGTCGCGGTCTCACACAGCGCGAAGCTCTCCGAAGGCGTGGTGGAACTGGCCGCACAGATGGCTCCCGATGTCAGGGTGCTCGCCGCGGGTGGGCTCAGCGAGGGCGGCATCGGCACCGACTACGAGACGGTGCTGCAGGCCGTCAACCAAGCGGACGCGGGGGCCGGGGTGGTGTTGCTCTACGACCTCGGCAGCGCGCAGCTCACCGCCGAACTGGTGGTGGAGTCGCTTGCGGATCCGTCCTCAGCCGTCGTGGTGGACGCGCCGCTGGTGGAGGGGGCGGTCGCCGCCGCCGTCGCCGCGCAGGGCGGCGCCGACCGCGACGGGGTGGCCAGAGCCGCCATGGAGGCGGCGGGTGCGGGCACTGCCGCCGAACCGACCGAGCGTGAGCAGGCGGCGGGCGAAACGGTACGCGCCGAGTTGACGCTGACCAACGAGATCGGCCTGCACGCCCGGCCCGCGGCACTGCTGGTGCGCGCGATCGCGGGAATGGACGCGGTCGTCCGGGTCCGTCTCGGCGACGACGAGGCCGACGGGCACAGTGTGCTCGCGCTCATGTCGCTGGGCGCCCGAAAGGGCGACCGCATCGGGGTGGAGGCGAGCGGGCCACAGGCGGCCGAAGCCGTCGACCGGGTCCGTGCGCTTGTCGAACGCGACTTCTCCGAAGCCTGA
- the dhaL gene encoding dihydroxyacetone kinase subunit DhaL, whose product MSCEASDVAAAVRAAADVIERHRVELTDLDRPIGDGDHGENMNRGFTAVLATLDTTVPDTPAGVLKVVATTLISKVGGAAGPLYGTAFLRAATSLGQESRLDSEGLVTVLRAGLEGVVARGKAEVGDATMVDALSPAVEAAEAAKGEGIAAQLAAAADAADEGARSTVPLVARKGRASYLGERSVGHLDPGARSTALLLRAFADAAR is encoded by the coding sequence ATGAGCTGCGAAGCGTCCGACGTGGCGGCGGCCGTCCGCGCGGCCGCCGACGTCATCGAACGACATCGCGTCGAACTGACCGATTTGGATCGTCCGATCGGGGACGGTGACCACGGTGAGAACATGAACAGGGGGTTCACCGCCGTACTGGCCACACTGGACACAACTGTGCCGGACACACCGGCCGGGGTGCTGAAGGTGGTGGCGACCACACTCATCTCCAAGGTCGGTGGCGCTGCCGGGCCACTGTACGGAACGGCGTTCCTGCGCGCGGCCACCTCGCTGGGGCAAGAGTCGCGATTGGATTCCGAAGGGTTGGTGACCGTGTTGCGGGCCGGGCTCGAGGGAGTGGTGGCCAGAGGCAAGGCCGAGGTCGGTGACGCGACCATGGTGGACGCGCTCAGTCCCGCCGTCGAGGCCGCCGAAGCCGCCAAGGGCGAGGGGATCGCCGCGCAGCTCGCCGCCGCCGCCGACGCGGCCGACGAGGGGGCGCGGTCCACCGTGCCGCTGGTGGCCCGCAAGGGCAGGGCTTCCTACCTCGGCGAGCGCAGTGTCGGGCATCTCGATCCGGGTGCCCGCTCCACCGCCCTGCTGCTGCGCGCGTTCGCGGACGCGGCTCGATGA
- the dhaK gene encoding dihydroxyacetone kinase subunit DhaK, translating into MKKIINDPAAVVTESLRGMAAAHPDMLRVEYDPAFVVRADAPAPGVAVISGGGSGHEPLHGGFVGHGMLHAAVPGAVFTSPTPDAVQAAISASAGSKGALLIVKNYTGDVLNFETAAELAAADGLDVRSVVIDDDVAVADSTFTAGRRGVGGTVLLEKITGAASERGDSLDDVEAVARKVIGQVRSIGVALSAPTVPHVGEPSFDLGADEIEFGIGIHGEPGRERIPAESADALVERMLSAVVDDLPFAGGDEVLLFTNSMGGTPLLELYLAHGIAERLLADRGIRVTRRLVGPYITSLEMQGISLTLLRLDEELASLWDAPVSTPALRWGK; encoded by the coding sequence GTGAAGAAGATCATCAACGACCCAGCGGCGGTGGTGACCGAATCCTTGAGGGGCATGGCTGCCGCTCATCCCGACATGCTGAGAGTGGAGTACGACCCGGCCTTCGTCGTGCGCGCCGACGCGCCCGCGCCCGGCGTCGCGGTGATCTCGGGAGGCGGCTCCGGACACGAACCGCTGCACGGCGGCTTCGTGGGCCACGGAATGCTGCACGCCGCCGTGCCCGGTGCCGTCTTCACCTCGCCGACCCCTGACGCGGTGCAGGCCGCGATCTCGGCGTCGGCGGGAAGCAAGGGCGCGCTGCTGATCGTGAAGAACTACACCGGCGACGTGCTGAACTTCGAAACCGCCGCCGAACTCGCCGCCGCGGACGGGCTGGATGTGCGCAGCGTCGTGATCGACGACGACGTCGCCGTGGCCGACTCCACGTTCACCGCCGGACGGCGCGGCGTCGGCGGCACCGTGTTGCTGGAGAAGATCACCGGTGCCGCCTCCGAACGTGGTGACTCGCTCGACGACGTGGAGGCCGTGGCGCGCAAGGTGATCGGGCAGGTCCGCTCGATCGGGGTCGCGCTGTCGGCACCCACCGTGCCACACGTCGGCGAGCCGAGCTTCGACCTCGGAGCAGACGAGATCGAGTTCGGCATCGGCATCCACGGTGAGCCCGGACGCGAGCGCATCCCGGCGGAGTCCGCCGACGCGCTGGTGGAGCGCATGCTCTCCGCCGTCGTCGACGACCTGCCCTTCGCAGGCGGCGACGAGGTACTGCTGTTCACCAACTCGATGGGCGGAACCCCGCTGCTGGAGCTGTACCTGGCCCACGGCATCGCGGAGCGGCTGCTCGCCGATCGCGGTATCCGGGTCACCCGCAGGCTGGTCGGCCCCTACATCACCAGCCTGGAGATGCAGGGCATCAGCCTGACCCTGCTGCGGCTGGACGAGGAACTGGCCTCGCTGTGGGACGCCCCGGTCAGCACACCGGCGCTGCGCTGGGGAAAGTGA
- a CDS encoding DUF3558 family protein has translation MLSRVPAFAALLAAALVGLLGGCAGEDLSKSNYERTTVPAKPGSGQADVPTGPITDPAVSLSALRTVDPCALLSADPTADFERVGEPSELEWGACRTELRDAGGKTLQLSLELGESLVMAEQATGNVEGLPLVENKIDDETCFVTAVTSRAPSMGIGLQVQYSGGEPCGQGVAILAAVVRSVRADPPTYSPAPDSLLPVEPCDSVAADTVTGVLGDEATRQAAGLHMCQFQSGRSTVHVRFHSGYPPDPENGTRIDIGGVTAVSEPGATDTAECDVSWQHRAGAEDGDGEIVSVSYYDFGEDVTKDDACARAGEFARSVVAALPSR, from the coding sequence GTGTTGAGTCGTGTTCCCGCCTTCGCGGCCCTGCTCGCGGCGGCACTGGTAGGCCTGCTGGGCGGCTGCGCGGGTGAGGACCTTTCGAAGTCGAACTACGAGCGCACCACGGTGCCCGCGAAGCCGGGCAGTGGGCAGGCGGACGTGCCCACCGGACCGATCACCGACCCCGCGGTTTCGCTGTCGGCGCTGCGGACGGTTGACCCGTGTGCCTTGCTGTCGGCGGATCCGACCGCCGACTTCGAACGCGTGGGCGAGCCCTCGGAACTGGAGTGGGGCGCGTGCCGCACCGAACTGCGCGACGCGGGAGGCAAGACTCTGCAGCTCTCGCTGGAACTGGGCGAGTCGCTGGTCATGGCCGAGCAGGCCACCGGGAACGTCGAGGGACTGCCCCTCGTGGAGAACAAGATCGACGACGAGACCTGTTTCGTGACGGCGGTGACCTCCCGCGCGCCGAGCATGGGGATCGGTCTGCAGGTGCAGTACTCCGGCGGCGAACCATGCGGCCAGGGCGTCGCGATCCTCGCCGCGGTGGTCCGGTCCGTTCGGGCGGACCCGCCGACCTACTCGCCCGCACCGGATTCGCTGCTGCCCGTCGAGCCGTGCGACAGCGTGGCCGCCGACACGGTGACCGGCGTGCTCGGCGACGAGGCCACCAGGCAGGCCGCGGGACTGCACATGTGCCAGTTCCAGTCAGGGCGCTCCACGGTCCACGTGCGCTTCCACAGTGGCTACCCGCCCGACCCCGAGAACGGCACGAGGATCGACATCGGTGGCGTCACCGCGGTGAGCGAACCCGGCGCCACCGACACCGCCGAGTGCGACGTGTCCTGGCAGCACAGAGCCGGGGCCGAAGACGGCGACGGGGAGATCGTGTCGGTGTCGTACTACGACTTCGGCGAGGACGTCACCAAGGACGATGCCTGCGCCAGAGCAGGCGAGTTCGCCAGGTCGGTGGTCGCCGCGCTGCCGTCGCGGTGA
- a CDS encoding sodium:solute symporter family protein: protein MHVLAQANLRIDANAVDYALLGFYFLLVLGIGYLSRRQVSTSLDFFLSGRSLPAWVTGLAFIAANLGAIEVMGMSANGAQYGMPTAHYFWIGAVPAMLFLGIVMMPFYYGSKVRSVPEFMLRRFGKPAHLVNGISFALAQILIAGANLFLLASVVNLLLGWPIWVSIMLAAAIVLTYTALGGLSAAIYNEVLQFFVIVAALLPLTIVGLYKVGGWQGLAQAISEGPGGSQQLNAWPGSQLTGFSSNFLSVLGLVFGLGFVLSFGYWTTNFVEVQRAMASKSMSAARRTPIIGAFPKLLMPFIVIVPGMIAGVTVTELLGENKAALMRGQAADSGATFNDALLLLMRDLLPNGMLGIAIAGLLASFMAGMAANLSSFNTVFTYDIWQAYLRKGRPDEYYLGIGRVVTVAATVSAIGTAFIASTYSNLMDYLQQLFSFFNAPLFATFILGMFWKRMTPTAGWTGLVSGTGAAVVVFLLAETGVWDLPGQGAAFVGAGAAFVVDIAVSVAVTYGSRPKPQAQLVGLVYSLTPKESLRHSTTGEDAGWYRRPGLLAGIALALTVVLNIVF from the coding sequence GTGCACGTGCTTGCCCAGGCGAACCTGCGAATCGACGCGAACGCGGTGGATTACGCGCTGCTCGGGTTCTACTTCCTGCTCGTGCTCGGCATCGGCTACCTGTCCCGCAGACAGGTGTCGACCAGCCTCGACTTCTTCCTGTCCGGCCGATCGTTGCCCGCCTGGGTCACCGGGCTCGCGTTCATCGCGGCCAACCTCGGCGCGATCGAGGTCATGGGCATGTCCGCCAACGGCGCGCAGTACGGGATGCCGACGGCGCACTACTTCTGGATCGGCGCGGTGCCCGCGATGCTGTTCCTCGGCATCGTGATGATGCCGTTCTACTACGGCTCGAAGGTCCGCAGCGTGCCGGAGTTCATGCTGCGACGGTTCGGCAAGCCCGCTCACCTCGTCAACGGCATCAGCTTCGCACTGGCCCAGATCCTCATCGCCGGTGCGAACCTCTTCCTGCTCGCGAGCGTGGTGAACCTGCTGCTGGGCTGGCCGATCTGGGTGTCGATCATGCTCGCCGCGGCGATCGTGCTGACATACACCGCACTCGGCGGGCTGTCCGCCGCGATCTACAACGAGGTGCTGCAGTTCTTCGTCATCGTGGCGGCGCTGCTGCCGCTGACGATCGTCGGCCTCTACAAGGTCGGCGGCTGGCAGGGCCTCGCCCAGGCGATCTCGGAGGGCCCCGGTGGCTCGCAGCAGCTGAACGCCTGGCCCGGCAGCCAACTCACCGGCTTCTCCAGCAACTTCCTCTCCGTGCTCGGCCTGGTCTTCGGGCTCGGGTTCGTGCTGTCGTTCGGCTACTGGACCACGAACTTCGTCGAGGTGCAGCGAGCCATGGCTTCCAAGAGCATGTCCGCCGCCCGGCGAACCCCCATCATCGGCGCGTTCCCGAAGCTGCTGATGCCGTTCATCGTGATCGTTCCGGGGATGATCGCCGGCGTCACCGTCACCGAACTGCTCGGCGAGAACAAGGCCGCGCTGATGCGCGGGCAGGCGGCCGACAGCGGCGCGACGTTCAACGACGCCCTGCTGCTGCTGATGCGTGACCTGCTGCCCAACGGCATGCTCGGAATCGCCATCGCGGGCCTGCTCGCGTCCTTCATGGCAGGCATGGCGGCCAACCTGAGCTCGTTCAACACGGTGTTCACCTACGACATCTGGCAGGCGTACCTGCGCAAGGGCAGGCCGGACGAGTACTACCTGGGCATCGGTCGCGTGGTCACCGTGGCGGCCACCGTCTCGGCGATCGGTACCGCGTTCATCGCCTCCACCTACAGCAACCTGATGGACTACCTGCAGCAGCTGTTCTCCTTCTTCAACGCGCCGCTGTTCGCCACGTTCATCCTGGGCATGTTCTGGAAGCGGATGACCCCGACCGCAGGTTGGACGGGGCTGGTCAGCGGTACCGGCGCCGCGGTGGTCGTGTTCCTGCTGGCCGAGACGGGGGTGTGGGACCTGCCCGGCCAGGGAGCGGCGTTCGTCGGCGCGGGTGCGGCATTCGTGGTGGACATCGCCGTGAGCGTGGCGGTCACCTACGGCTCCCGGCCGAAACCGCAGGCACAGCTTGTCGGCCTGGTCTACTCGCTGACGCCGAAGGAATCGCTGCGGCACTCCACCACCGGTGAGGACGCGGGCTGGTACCGCAGGCCGGGTTTGCTGGCCGGAATCGCGCTGGCACTCACCGTCGTATTGAACATCGTCTTCTAG
- the nucS gene encoding endonuclease NucS, which yields MRLVIARCQVDYAGRLTAHLPMATRLLLVKADGSVSVHSDDRAYKPLNWMSPPCWLIEDGNLWIVQNKSGEKLVITIDRVLDAIDHDLGAEPGLVKDGVEAHLQELLAEHITTLGDGYTLVRREYPTAIGPVDILARDGEGAAVAVEIKRRGEIDGVEQLTRYLELLNRDPLLAPVQGVFAAQLIKPQARTLAEDRGIRCVTLDYDALRGIEPDEFRLF from the coding sequence GTGCGCTTAGTGATCGCTCGGTGTCAGGTGGACTATGCGGGACGCTTGACGGCCCACCTGCCCATGGCCACCCGGCTGCTGCTCGTCAAGGCGGACGGTTCGGTGTCGGTGCATTCCGACGACCGCGCCTACAAGCCGCTGAACTGGATGAGCCCGCCGTGCTGGCTGATCGAGGACGGCAACCTCTGGATCGTGCAGAACAAGTCGGGGGAGAAGCTGGTCATCACCATCGACCGGGTGCTCGATGCGATCGATCACGACCTGGGCGCCGAACCGGGGCTTGTGAAGGACGGCGTGGAGGCGCACCTGCAGGAGTTGCTCGCCGAGCACATCACCACGCTCGGCGACGGTTACACGCTCGTCCGCAGGGAGTACCCGACCGCCATCGGGCCCGTCGACATCCTCGCCCGCGACGGCGAGGGCGCCGCAGTGGCCGTCGAGATCAAACGCAGGGGCGAGATCGACGGCGTCGAGCAGCTGACGAGGTACCTTGAGCTGCTCAACCGTGATCCACTGCTCGCGCCGGTGCAGGGTGTGTTCGCCGCGCAGTTGATCAAGCCGCAGGCCCGCACCCTCGCCGAGGACCGCGGCATCCGCTGCGTGACGCTCGACTACGACGCGCTTCGCGGCATCGAACCGGACGAATTCCGGCTGTTCTGA
- a CDS encoding amino acid ABC transporter permease yields the protein MNDTPTLFDWTGNLVSGLGVTLLITALGTALMLVVSIVLGLLARSQRLPVRGLARTVIEFFRGTSLPIQLWWLFFALPLLGIKFDAVFVGVLAFGLNYGAYGAEVVRGSINAVPRTQWEAAIALNLSPWQRMTRVIWPQAIALMIPSMNNLFIQLLKSTPLLYTISLVDLMTMGESFRFAGGDETVMYLALMVIYFILAYAVTFLSNMAEIVAKSKLGRHEGLRSVFRPRKPVPAEVAP from the coding sequence GTGAACGACACACCAACACTGTTCGACTGGACGGGCAACCTCGTCAGCGGGCTTGGCGTGACACTGCTCATCACGGCTTTGGGGACCGCTCTCATGCTCGTCGTCTCCATCGTCCTCGGCCTGCTCGCGCGCTCGCAACGATTGCCCGTGCGAGGCCTGGCGAGAACGGTCATCGAGTTCTTCAGAGGCACCTCGCTTCCGATCCAGCTGTGGTGGCTGTTCTTCGCGTTGCCGCTGCTCGGCATCAAGTTCGACGCCGTGTTCGTCGGCGTGCTCGCGTTCGGACTGAACTACGGCGCATACGGAGCGGAGGTGGTGCGGGGCTCGATCAACGCGGTGCCGCGCACCCAGTGGGAGGCCGCGATCGCGCTGAACCTGTCGCCCTGGCAACGCATGACCCGCGTGATCTGGCCGCAGGCGATCGCGCTGATGATCCCGTCGATGAACAACCTGTTCATCCAACTGCTCAAGAGCACCCCGTTGCTCTACACGATCTCGCTGGTCGACCTGATGACGATGGGTGAGTCGTTCCGGTTCGCGGGCGGCGACGAGACCGTGATGTACCTGGCGCTGATGGTGATCTACTTCATCCTCGCCTACGCGGTGACCTTCCTGTCCAACATGGCCGAGATCGTCGCGAAGTCCAAGCTGGGCAGGCACGAAGGGCTGCGCAGTGTCTTTCGGCCGCGCAAGCCCGTCCCCGCGGAGGTGGCGCCGTGA
- the ehuD gene encoding ectoine/hydroxyectoine ABC transporter permease subunit EhuD translates to MNWDWDYALRSLPVLLEHFVKYTLVATVLGTALAAVLGLVFAVIRRLRVPVLAQLTTAFIEFIRSTPLLIQLFFLFFALPSMGVTLSPMTAGVLGLGVHYACYCADVYRAGIESVPVGQWEASVALQLPEYATWTKVILPQAIRNVLPALGNYAIAMFKETPFLALITVPELLRTARTLGSDTYEYLEPLTLAGLIFLAASYPTALLLRRLERRMHAH, encoded by the coding sequence GTGAACTGGGACTGGGACTACGCGCTGCGGTCGCTTCCCGTGCTGCTCGAGCACTTCGTGAAGTACACATTGGTCGCGACGGTGCTGGGAACCGCACTCGCCGCCGTGCTCGGACTCGTGTTCGCCGTCATCAGGCGGCTGCGTGTTCCGGTGCTGGCACAGCTGACAACGGCGTTCATCGAGTTCATCCGCAGCACGCCGCTGCTGATCCAGCTGTTCTTCCTGTTCTTCGCGCTGCCGAGCATGGGGGTCACGCTTTCCCCCATGACCGCGGGCGTACTCGGCCTCGGCGTGCACTACGCGTGCTACTGCGCCGACGTCTACCGTGCCGGTATCGAGTCCGTCCCGGTCGGACAGTGGGAGGCGAGCGTGGCCCTGCAGCTTCCCGAGTACGCCACGTGGACGAAGGTGATCCTGCCGCAGGCGATCCGCAACGTACTGCCCGCGCTGGGCAACTACGCGATCGCGATGTTCAAGGAGACACCGTTTCTGGCGCTGATCACGGTGCCGGAGCTGCTGCGCACGGCACGGACCCTCGGCAGCGACACCTACGAGTACCTGGAGCCGTTGACGCTGGCCGGGTTGATCTTCCTGGCCGCCAGCTACCCGACGGCGTTGCTGCTTCGCCGATTGGAGCGCCGGATGCACGCCCACTGA
- the ehuB gene encoding ectoine/hydroxyectoine ABC transporter substrate-binding protein EhuB, with translation MSDPRNAFSRRALLRYSAVGLAAVGGGSLLAACQTTDPETGQPEGGAGLQQRVDSGQPLRLAVANEPPYTKLEANGELTGASPDVTKAVLKRMGITNVQGVQTDYDSMIPGLNADRWDIVTAGLFMNKTRCAQVLYASPDIVSTESFAVPKGNPKGLTTVEDLKNKDVTVAVLAGSFELKTAKSLGVDEAKLPTYPRAPDALQGMRDKRVDAILLPTLSLEALKEQQGGDFEITPPLDAFPKTGAGAAFRKSDADFHAKFDAELQKFKQTDEFQQILDKWGFQAKAAREATTEELCATEG, from the coding sequence GTGTCAGATCCGAGGAACGCCTTCTCTCGTCGGGCCCTGCTTCGGTACTCGGCCGTGGGACTGGCCGCGGTCGGCGGTGGGTCACTGCTCGCCGCGTGCCAGACGACCGACCCCGAAACCGGGCAGCCGGAAGGTGGTGCGGGCCTGCAGCAGCGCGTCGACTCGGGCCAGCCGTTGCGGCTCGCCGTCGCCAACGAGCCGCCGTACACGAAGCTGGAAGCCAACGGTGAGCTCACCGGCGCCTCGCCCGACGTGACCAAGGCCGTGCTGAAGCGGATGGGGATCACCAATGTCCAGGGTGTGCAGACCGACTACGACTCGATGATTCCCGGCCTGAACGCCGACAGATGGGACATCGTCACGGCCGGGTTGTTCATGAACAAGACCCGTTGCGCCCAGGTGCTCTACGCATCGCCAGACATCGTGTCCACGGAGTCGTTCGCGGTGCCCAAGGGCAACCCGAAGGGCCTCACCACCGTCGAGGACCTGAAGAACAAGGACGTCACGGTGGCCGTACTCGCGGGCAGCTTCGAGCTGAAGACCGCGAAGTCGCTGGGCGTCGACGAGGCGAAGCTGCCCACCTACCCAAGGGCTCCTGACGCGCTGCAGGGCATGCGGGACAAGCGAGTGGACGCGATCCTGCTGCCCACGTTGAGCCTGGAGGCGTTGAAGGAGCAGCAGGGTGGCGATTTCGAGATCACCCCGCCGCTCGACGCGTTCCCCAAGACCGGTGCAGGAGCGGCGTTCCGCAAGTCCGATGCCGACTTCCACGCCAAGTTCGACGCCGAACTGCAGAAGTTCAAGCAGACGGACGAGTTCCAGCAGATCCTGGACAAGTGGGGCTTCCAGGCCAAGGCGGCAAGGGAGGCCACCACGGAGGAACTCTGCGCCACCGAGGGCTGA
- a CDS encoding NUDIX domain-containing protein has translation METLDSREVYTNNWMTVREDAIRRPDGSDGIYGVVDKPDYALVIPLAGDRLQLVEQFRYPLGIRRWEFPQGTAPERAEATPAELAARELREETGLSAGGLVQIGLLDVAPGLSSQRGRVFLATQLAQGQPQREHEEQDMRTGWFTRQQFEHMVAGGEITDAQSIAAYTLLLLWERREHH, from the coding sequence ATGGAAACGCTCGACTCGCGAGAGGTCTACACGAACAACTGGATGACGGTTCGCGAGGACGCCATCCGCCGTCCCGACGGCTCCGACGGGATTTACGGGGTGGTGGACAAACCGGACTATGCGCTGGTCATACCGCTTGCAGGCGATCGGCTCCAGCTGGTGGAGCAATTCCGTTACCCGCTGGGCATCCGGCGCTGGGAATTCCCGCAGGGCACCGCTCCCGAACGCGCCGAGGCGACTCCTGCCGAACTGGCAGCACGGGAGCTGCGTGAGGAGACCGGGCTGTCAGCGGGCGGTCTGGTGCAGATCGGGCTGCTGGACGTCGCGCCCGGCCTTTCCAGCCAGCGAGGCAGGGTGTTTCTCGCCACGCAACTGGCGCAGGGGCAACCCCAACGCGAGCACGAGGAGCAGGACATGCGCACGGGGTGGTTCACAAGGCAACAATTCGAGCACATGGTTGCCGGTGGCGAGATCACCGACGCACAATCCATCGCCGCCTACACGCTGTTGCTGTTGTGGGAGCGGCGCGAGCACCACTGA